The following are encoded together in the Corticium candelabrum chromosome 1, ooCorCand1.1, whole genome shotgun sequence genome:
- the LOC134177603 gene encoding zinc finger MYM-type protein 1-like, whose product MADECTDTANVEQMSVCIRFVDDSVPGQVQVREEFLGFVKLDCADALSIFNAIVNFMKECNLDIRYLRGQGYDGAAVMSGKVSGVSARILQLQPKAIYQHCRSHRLNLVIASSCRQVPLIQDLFNSLGTLTWFLGGSPKRKVILCRHLIAGDIAELITAEDKEEEEPEEELEENLEQEETSKLSDTLIRKSSSRQVPVLCETRWSARLATLSSVSAKYKAIYLALQDIVAESSGTDSRAKASSYLRLLQSSSFIVCLVVSQYILSFCDPLTKSLQSPNCDVLKAYQTAKLLRTTISAQRREDKFKELWERVQTVAGEVDAQIDKPRTAIRSTYRSNAGMQTAEQDSAVAYFRRNVYYPFIDHAVTELNNRFPDTSESMLIGYRLLPSSVSSITRSEVNSIKLFYGPDLPNGATFEPEVEVWKTKCFQLPEKDRRVTLTDAAKMADSQYFPNIHEIFKLILTSPVGSVPCERSFSALRRLKEWSRSTMTQERLCGLALLYIHRDVAVSRENVLQRFDCTGHRRLGQLSL is encoded by the coding sequence ATGGCGGATGAGTGCACAGATACAGCTAACGTAGAGCAGATGTCAGTCTGTATCAGGTTTGTTGACGACTCTGTACCCGGTCAGGTTCAAGTGAGAGAAGAGTTCTTAGGATTCGTCAAATTGGATTGTGCAGATGCTCTGTCTATTTTCAATGCTATTGTCAATTTTATGAAAGAGTGCAATTTGGATATTCGTTATCTTCGTGGCCAGGGCTACGACGGTGCTGCAGTTATGTCAGGAAAAGTTTCCGGTGTCTCTGCTCGAATTCTTCAGTTACAACCAAAGGCTATATACCAGCATTGTCGGTCACATAGACTGAATTTGGTTATTGCATCTTCTTGTAGGCAAGTCCCTTTAATTCAGGACTTGTTTAACTCGTTAGGAACACTGACGTGGTTTCTAGGAGGCAGTCCAAAAAGAAAAGTTATCCTTTGTAGGCATTTGATAGCAGGAGACATAGCTGAATTGATTACAGCAGAAGacaaggaagaagaagaaccagAAGAAGAACTAGAAGAAAACTTAGAACAGGAGGAAACTTCGAAACTAAGTGATACGCTTATTCGTAAATCGTCATCAAGGCAAGTCCCAGTACTGTGTGAGACAAGGTGGTCGGCTCGATTGGCAACACTGTCCAGTGTCTCGGCCAAATACAAAGCCATATACCTTGCACTGCAAGATATTGTTGCAGAGAGCTCTGGCACTGATTCGAGGGCGAAAGCTTCATCTTACCTCAGACTTTTACAGTCCTCtagttttattgtttgcttgGTCGTTAGTCAGTACATTCTGAGCTTTTGTGATCCTCTGACGAAGTCTTTGCAATCTCCAAACTGTGACGTTCTGAAGGCTTATCAAACAGCCAAGCTGCTTCGCACAACGATTTCTGCGCAACGACGTGAAGACAAGTTTAAAGAATTATGGGAAAGAGTTCAAACAGTTGCAGGCGAGGTGGATGCCCAAATTGATAAACCTAGAACCGCAATAAGAAGCACCTACAGAAGCAATGCTGGCATGCAGACTGCGGAACAGGACAGCGCTGTGGCATACTTCAGAAGAAACGTGTACTACCCTTTCATTGATCACGCTGTGACAGAGCTCAACAATCGCTTCCCTGATACATCTGAATCAATGCTCATTGGGTATAGACTTCTTCCTAGCAGTGTTAGCAGTATAACAAGATCTGAGGTGAATTCAATTAAGCTCTTCTATGGTCCAGACTTACCAAATGGAGCTACATTCGAGCCTGAAGTAGAAGTTTggaaaaccaaatgttttcaaCTTCCTGAGAAAGACAGGAGAGTAACATTAACGGATGCCGCAAAGATGGCAGACAGTCAATATTTCCCCAATATTCATGAGATTTTCAAACTTATTCTAACATCTCCTGTTGGTTCCGTGCCGTGCGAAAGATCGTTTTCGGCTCTCCGGAGATTGAAGGAGTGGTCGAGATCAACAATGACGCAAGAAAGACTGTGTGGCTTAGCTCTTTTATATATTCATAGAGACGTGGCTGTAAGCAGAGAGAATGTCTTACAAAGATTTGATTGTACAGGACACCGCCGATTGGGGCAATTGTCGTTATAG
- the LOC134177709 gene encoding zinc finger MYM-type protein 5-like — MEPPSKRKKKKQLSLLQCLGTSSDDLSDLPETVHSASPFETVVNSAEDTAHDKEVSVNDPIYYVGRVVSDVDKICLLQNKWCPPTGCKFQSTGGRRYNPEWESQYRWLRYSPSTDACFCCYCVLFGDESLSATAFKTTGFCDWKNAVGVKRGVLLCHEKSEIHKNACIKALSFKNVVEGKKNDICTSRSKEYEERVKRNRAIILAVIDVVIALGQRNVPFRGHISVQSYSEKSSRARKEERLLQEPENTK; from the exons ATGGAGCCACCATCtaagagaaagaaaaagaagcaaCTATCTCTTTTGCAATGTCTTGG GACATCTTCCGATGATTTAAGCGATCTGCCTGAAACTGTACATTCTGCGTCCCCGTTTGAGACTGTAGTGAATTCTGCAGAAG ATACTGCTCATGACAAAGAAGTGTCAGTGAATGATCCGATCTACTACGTAGGCAGAGTCGTTTCCGACGTTGACAAGATATGCCTGCTGCAAAATAAATGGTGTCCACCCACCGGTTGTAAATTTCAGAGCACGGGCGGCCGTCGTTACAATCCAGAGTGGGAGAGTCAATACAGATGGCTGAGATATTCTCCTAGTACTGACGCCTGCTTTTGTTGCTACTGTGTGCTGTTTGGTGATGAGTCACTGTCTGCTACTGCTTTCAAGACAACTGGCTTTTGTGACTGGAAGAACGCAGTTGGAGTAAAGCGTGGTGTACTGCTTTGTCATGAGAAAAGTGAAATTCACAAGAATGCTTGCATAAAAGCATTATCTTTCAAGAATGTGGTCGAAGGAAAGAAAAATGATATTTGTACCAGCAGATCTAAAGAATATGAAGAGAGAGTCAAACGTAATCGAGCAATTATTCTAGCTGTAATAGATGTCGTTATTGCTCTCGGTCAGCGAAATGTTCCCTTTCGGGGTCACA TCTCAGTTCAATCCTACTCTGAAAAGTCATCTAGAGCACGGAAAGAAGAACGCCTGTTACAAGAGCCCGAAAATACAAAATGA
- the LOC134177810 gene encoding complement C2-like, with product MKLSFLILGVTALACLQVSLAESDTCNGRSKCSSCQCSALEICGKPIFSEDEPSRFPDQQVSSCMNCTWVLTVVASKRVRLTFSKFVLGSGDKVQIYNGTSKKSPLIVSCREGDSPTDVVSSGSSMTVNVITDRCGQNPLISASFKATGNCKTADCGNLFYTNPGKGKSEQIQSPNFPKKYPNKLDCIWMFVSSANLLLSARVNIEVVGTAESGDKLIIQKSLEASRSDRQVHKYYGKTKRNKSLTFRNTPGLTIEFYSNRRNRGKGFSLNVAALAQGLHCPIPKSFKNGFVSLINFGRTAKYACCDGFKLYGSNKRSCSDRRWTPSNTPTCKSVSSCTLPLNMKVSNASTNVAIGEEVSLYCTQGYKLSNSLKLLPALCDCNGKWNITTNPSQCEDYFCTSPPPPPTPRGVTSFKDDENRATFLVGSRVNYTCPEGYNLDGIPYRVCTKDLDWKPHSTEHNCHKNLHVCPDPGKPENGIRRIKSFAEGRLASFGCKPGFTYYGTDLRTCMVDKQNNTFWNGKEGYCESDFKSPLGLAFQLKETFTDRVGACVIDNHPSASTVQSPTASASTVQSPTASASTVQSPTASASTVQSPTACASTVQSPTAFASTVETNLPTETDNKLPASPDCRGRTVVVGEGCIDLIYIADCSKSVGEENFNDSLDFVGRSAALFNINNNATRNDTARVALITYDNRVHPIFNLGEKATLVETINAINKTKFCGGATAVRKVLKFVREKVLPISRPQCKKAIFLFSGGVNNWAGDPIKEANELKKEKGIEIYTIAFGVGQQGKRIDSKALETLASNPDYHFKVRNASNLGFALRKAFTTNVDFCKTCGRAVAPACRNKHHHVCLSETGAWPWVVAIYRIERGNPVFHCGGALISERMILSAAHCFFAHNIEKFLVVVGDTQRFVKEFSEKTFILRKIFIYPHYDPISFSGDIALLQLHCYVKCSPYVRKVCLPTQQDNIYYQPGTQCIVAGWIVTDRRELGGYSSAKSTSMKELHLPIADKSICINSTSPQFQKDITNYTVCAGDGTGNNDTCVGNSGGPLFCKRNKQKESEDDSYVVVGIVSWGEGCGQPRKYGIFTHVLNLMDWIKWVMDTNKCPLAPDDTKETDLCPEPPIKLY from the exons ATGAAACTCAGTTTCCTCATTCTAGGAGTGACTGCTCTAGCATGCCTGCAGGTTTCATTGGCAGAAAGTGACACCTGCAATGGTAGAAGCAAATGCTCGTCGTGTCAATGCTCTG CTTTAGAGATATGCGGAAAACCGATCTTTTCTGAGGACGAGCCATCTCGATTTCCTGACCAGCAGGTGTCTTCATGCATGAACTGCACGTGGGTGTTAACTGTTGTTGCAAGCAAGCGAGTCAGACTTACGTTCTCAAAATTTGTTCTTGGATCTGGAGACAAAGTTCAAATTTATAATGGTACTTCAAAGAAGTCTCCACTCATTGTTAGCTGCAGAGAAGGCGACAGTCCGACAGATGTTGTATCATCCGGGAGTTCAATGACGGTAAACGTTATAACAGATCGTTGTGGGCAGAATCCTTTGATAAGCGCATCTTTTAAAGCTACTGGTAATTGCAAAACTGCTG atTGTGGAAATCTGTTTTATACGAACCCAGGTAAGGGAAAATCAGAGCAGATTCAGTCTCCTAACTTTCCAAAAAAGTATCCGAACAAATTGGACTGCATATGGATGTTCGTCAGCAGTGCGAATTTACTACTATCAGCACGTGTCAACATCGAGGTTGTCGGTACTGCAGAATCAGGAGACAAACTGATCATTCAGAAATCTTTGGAAGCGTCTAGATCGGACCGCCAAGTACATAAGTACTATGGAAAGACTAAAAGAAACAAATCCTTAACATTTAGAAACACACCTGGACTTACAATCGAATTTTATTCTAATCGACGAAACCGGGGGAAAGGATTTTCACTAAACGTTGCTGCTCTTGCACAAG GTCTTCATTGTCCTATTCCAAAGAGTTTCAAAAATGGTTTTGTGAGTCTAATAAATTTTGGTAGGACTGCCAAATATGCTTGTTGTGATGGGTTTAAACTCTACGGAAGTAATAAGCGATCTTGCTCTGACAGAAGATGGACGCCATCAAACACTCctacatgcaaat CTGTGAGTTCCTGCACTTTGCCATTGAATATGAAAGTTTCAAATGCATCTACCAATGTGGCAATCGGAGAAGAAGTGAGTCTCTACTGTACACAAGGATATAAGCTTTCGAATTCGCTCAAATTATTGCCAGCGTTGTGCGATTGCAATGGCAAGTGGAACATAACTACTAACCCATCACAATGTGAAG ACTATTTCTGTACCTCTCCACCTCCGCCTCCTACTCCAAGAGGAGTGACATCGTTTAAAGATGACGAGAACAGAGCAACGTTTCTCGTCGGATCAAGAGTGAATTACACGTGTCCAGAAGGGTATAACTTGGATGGCATTCCTTATCGCGTTTGCACTAAAGATCTCGATTGGAAGCCACACTCTACAGAGCACAATTGTCACA AAAATCTTCACGTTTGTCCGGATCCTGGAAAACCGGAGAATGGAATACGTAGAATAAAGTCGTTTGCGGAAGGGCGTCTTGCTTCATTTGGCTGTAAACCTGGCTTTACATATTATGGAACAGACTTGCGTACTTGTATGGTTGATAAGCAAAACAACACGTTTTGGAATGGCAAGGAAGGTTACTGTGAAA GCGACTTCAAGTCTCCATTGGGTTTAGCATTTCAACTAAAAGAAACATTTACTGACCGTGTGGGAGCCTGCGTTATTGACAATCATCCTTCCGCTTCAACTGTTCAAAGCCCAACTGCTTCCGCTTCAACTGTTCAAAGCCCAACTGCTTCCGCTTCAACTGTTCAAAGCCCAACTGCTTCCGCTTCAACTGTTCAAAGCCCAACTGCTTGCGCTTCAACTGTTCAAAGCCCAACTGCTTTCGCATCAACTGTTGAAACAAATTTGCCCACCGAGACTGACAATAAACTTCCTGCGTCACCAGATTGCAGAGGCCGTACAGTGGTTGTTGGAGAAGGATGCATTGATCTAATATATATAGCAGATTGCTCAAAAAGCGTAGGCGAAGAAAACTTCAATGACAGTCTGGACTTCGTGGGTCGCTCAGCAGCtctgtttaatatcaacaacaatgCTACTAGAAATGATACTGCGAGAGTAGCTCTCATCACATACGATAACAGAGTGCATCCCATATTTAATCTGGGAGAAAAGGCAACTCTAGTTGAAACGATTAACGCAATAAACAAGACTAAGTTTTGTGGAGGTGCAACAGCAGTAAGGAAAGTATTGAAATTCGTTAGAGAAAAAGTGCTTCCAATAAGTAGACCACAATGTAAAAAAGCCATATTTCTGTTTTCTGGCGGTGTAAACAATTGGGCAGGAGACCCAATAAAAGAAGCAAACGAActaaagaaagagaaaggaaTAGAAATTTACACTATAGCCTTTGGAGTTGGGCAGCAAGGTAAAAGAATTGACTCGAAAGCACTGGAAACGCTCGCGTCCAATCCCGATTATCATTTTAAAGTGAGAAACGCATCTAACCTAGGATTTGCATTGAGAAAAGCATTTACAACTAATGTTG ACTTTTGCAAAACGTGTGGTAGAGCTGTCGCTCCAGCATGTAGAAACAAACACCATCACGTGTGTCTTTCGGAAACAGGTGCGTGGCCTTGGGTGGTTGCCATCTACAGGATTGAACGAGGCAATCCCGTTTTTCACTGCGGAGGCGCGTTGATTAGCGAACGTATGATTTTGTCTGCAGCTCACTGCTTCTTTGCTCACAACATTGAGAAGTTCTTAGTTGTTGTCGGTGACACGCAGAGGTTTGTAAAAGAATTTAGCGAGAAAACATTCATTCTTAGAAAAATTTTCATATATCCGCACTATGATCCAATCTCATTTAGTGGAGACATCGCTCTGCTACAGTTGCATTGCTATGTCAAATGCTCTCCATACGTACGAAAAGTTTGTTTGCCAACTCAACAGGACAACATCTATTACCAACCGGGGACCCAGTGTATAGTAGCAGGATGGATAGTTACAGATAGGAGAGAACTAGGTGGATATTCAAGCGCAAAATCGACATCCATGAAAGAACTTCATCTTCCCATTGCAGACAAAAGCATTTGCATAAACAGCACTTCGCCTCAATTTCAAAAAGATATCACAAATTATACAGTTTGCGCTGGAGACGGTACTGGCAACAATGACACTTGTGTTGGTAATTCAGGAGGTCCTCTCTTTTGTAAACGCAATAAGCAAAAGGAAAGCGAAGATGACAGTTACGTTGTCGTAGGAATAGTCAGTTGGGGAGAAGGGTGTGGACAGCCCAGGAAGTACGGCATATTTACACATGTGCTGAATCTGATGGATTGGATCAAATGGGTGATGGACACAAACAAATGTCCGCTGGCACCGGATGACACAAAAGAGACAGACCTGTGTCCGGAACCTCCAATCAAACTGTACTAA
- the LOC134177915 gene encoding uncharacterized protein LOC134177915, with protein sequence MAHRTFARRFVISLLLLLLVFLLSLILLPCFSNEKSREIQKMVTVTSSDDTLKRNCRSILVLGAATLTRFHASRCLALRKNVDVIGVDNLHGRDNRTKTERAFDLYRLGISIHSVDVCEEGYVAELVEQHGVSCFVHVIDDEVSLSGGGGGYDVAAQFECLAHSLEKIAGKVKMSCIC encoded by the exons ATGGCACATCGCACGTTTGCACGACGGTTCGTCATCTCTCTGTTGCTGCTTCTTCTCGTTTTCCTTCTCTCTCTCATTCTACTTCctt GTTTCTCCAATGAGAAGAGCCGGGAAATTCAAAAGATGGTAACAGTGACGTCATCGGACGACACACTGAAACGCAATTGCCGGTCGATTCTGGTGCTCGGAGCTGCTACATTGACCAGATTCCACGCTTCTCGTTGTTTGGCGCTGCGCAAGAATGTCGACGTTATTGGAGTGGACAATCTGCATGGACGTGACAACCGGACGAAGACAGAGCGCGCATTTGATCTCTACCGGTTGGGCATATCAATTCATTCTGTCGACGTTTGTGAGGAAGGGTATGTAGCCGAACTTGTGGAGCAGCACGGAGTGTCGTGTTTTGTGCACGTGATTGATGATGAGGTCAGTCTGTCTGGAGGAGGTGGTGGATATGATGTGGCTGCACAGTTTGAGTGCTTGGCTCACAGTCTTGAGAAGATAGCAGGGAAGGTGAAAATGAGCTGCAtttgttaa
- the LOC134178017 gene encoding GTPase IMAP family member 9-like, producing MSVPEAPSNNRTVVLVGRTGVGKSACANTLAGADLFEESNLSASQTKLVNSQTIRVDRSGKEYKVKIVDTVGIGDTELLPDEVLQRLVFACNECVEGINSVFFITKDRFTKEEADAWDVMWQVLFGAEVLEYTSFIRTNFLRFRDSVAVANNKEQLQKTNKYAKRVLPNVKYFLHDDNPPSEYDGKTTREDSREILLKHLIVNCAKVFHPPVLREIKERISEHAKAHQDARDKIRQLEARLEETSSEREQLRIRAGLAQANNNTAIDRNLVNRVLLTVVVRLVQRERERQEREQAERQGMFELLCGACSCSVM from the coding sequence ATGTCTGTCCCCGAGGCTCCGTCTAACAACCGAACTGTAGTTCTCGTTGGAAGAACGGGAGTAGGAAAATCGGCCTGCGCAAACACTCTGGCGGGTGCCGATCTATTTGAAGAAAGCAATTTGTCTGCGAGCCAGACGAAGCTTGTCAACAGCCAAACTATTCGTGTGGATCGCTCGGGTAAAGAATACAAAGTGAAGATTGTCGATACAGTCGGTATCGGTGACACCGAACTATTGCCTGACGAAGTCTTGCAGCGACTCGTGTTCGCCTGCAACGAGTGCGTGGAAGGGATCAATTCCGTGTTTTTTATCACAAAAGATCGCTTTACCAAAGAAGAAGCAGATGCGTGGGACGTTATGTGGCAAGTTCTATTTGGAGCAGAAGTCTTGGAGTATACCAGCTTCATCCGAACAAACTTTTTGCGTTTTCGAGATTCGGTGGCAgtagcaaacaacaaagagcAGTTACAGAAAACCAACAAATATGCAAAAAGAGTTTTGCCTAACGTTAAGTACTTTTTGCATGATGACAATCCTCCTTCTGAGTACGACGGCAAAACTACTCGTGAAGATTCACGGGAAATTTTGCTTAAACATCTGATCGTCAATTGTGCAAAAGTATTCCATCCGCCGGTTCTCCGTGAAATCAAGGAAAGAATTTCCGAGCATGCAAAGGCACATCAGGATGCAAGAGATAAGATACGACAATTGGAAGCTCGGCTGGAAGAAACTTctagtgaaagagaacaattAAGGATTCGTGCAGGTCTAGCGCAGGCTAACAATAATACAGCAATAGACAGGAATCTTGTCAATAGAGTACTATTGACTGTTGTGGTGCGCCTTGTGCAGAGAGAAAGAGAACGACAGGAAAGAGAACAAGCTGAGAGGCAAGGAATGTTTGAATTGTTGTGTGGAGCATGTAGTTGTTCAGTGATGTGA